Proteins co-encoded in one Salmo salar unplaced genomic scaffold, Ssal_v3.1, whole genome shotgun sequence genomic window:
- the LOC106611850 gene encoding LOW QUALITY PROTEIN: protocadherin gamma-A11-like (The sequence of the model RefSeq protein was modified relative to this genomic sequence to represent the inferred CDS: deleted 2 bases in 2 codons) encodes MGNNGISVTGLVCSVVFFLLPLHSAYGDVSYSFPEEMKRGSVIGNIAKDLGLEASRLSARKARIDTEGNDNHYCDVNLSTGDLIVAERIDREGLCGKKSSCVLKQELVLENPLELHRINLHIQDINDNGPLFNEEMIDMEIGESAAKGTRFLLEEAHDADIGQNSVQKYTLEINENFVLAVDSNTVQLVLEKELDREQRHGLKLLLTAVDGGSPQRSGTVVIHITVLDANDNAPVFSQAVYKASLPENSPLNTAVITVKATDADEGVNGEVTYDFGHVSEEVKKIFSIDRPRGEIGVIGTIDFEAVSSFELRIKAKDGLGLASYAKVIIDITDVNDNAPVIYLKSLTSPIPENASPGTEVGIINVQDRDSENNRQVRCYIQQNLPFKLVPSIKNYYSLVTTGELDRELVSDYNITITATDEGSPPLSSSKSVQLSVADVNDNPPVFEEQSYKAHVTENNKPGASVCSVTARDPDWRQNGTVIYSILPGEVNGVPVSSFLSVNGDTGVIHAVKSFDYEQFRSFKVHVVARDNGSPPLSSNVTVSVFITDVNDNSPQILYPAPEGNSFMTELVPKAAHGGSLVSKVIAVDADSGQNAWLSYHIVKSTDPGLFTIGLHSGEIRTQRDISESDNMKQNLIVSVKDNGQASLSATCTMYLVISDNLAEVAELKDVSYDENNSKLTSYLIIALVSVSTFFLTFIIVILAVRFCRRRKPRLLFDGAVAIPSAYLPPNYAEVDGAGTLRSTYNYDAYLTTGSRTSDFKFVTSFNDNTLPADQTLRKTPTDFADELDDSEGSPKVGF; translated from the exons ATGGGAAACAACGGAATCTCGGTGACAGGCCTGGTCTGCAGCGTTGTTTTCTTTCTTCTACCGCTGCATTCCGCCTATGGAGACGTGAGCTATTCTTTTCCGGAGGAGATGAAACGAGGATCTGTTATTGGAAATATAGCCAAGGATCTCGGACTGGAGGCGAGCAGACTGTCCGCCCGTAAAGCCCGTATTGATACCGAAGGGAACGACAATCATTACTGTGACGTTAATTTGAGTACCGGAGATTTGATTGTTGCGGAGAGGATTGACAGAGAAGGGCTTTGTGGC AAAAAGTCTTCATGCGTTTTAAAACAGGAACTTGTATTAGAGAATCCTTTGGAGCTTCATCGTATCAACCTCCACATCCAAGATATTAACGATAACGGACCACTATTTAACGAGGAGATGATAGATATGGAAATAGGAGAATCGGCAGCAAAAGGCACTCGTTTCCTATTAGAGGAAGCTCATGATGCGGACATAGGACAAAACTCAGTTCAAAAATACACACTAGAAATAAATGAGAATTTCGTATTGGCTGTAGATAGTAATACTGTCCAGCTTGTTCTAGAGAAAGAGCTTGATCGTGAACAAAGGCATGGTTTGAAGCTGTTGCTTACAGCTGTagacggaggctctccgcagaGATCCGGTACCGTAGTCATACACATCACGGTACTGGATGCTAACGATAACGCCCCAGTGTTTAGCCAGGCCGTCTATAAAGCCAGTCTGCCTGAAAACTCTCCTTTAAATACTGCAGTAATTACAGTGAAGGCTACCGATGCAGACGAGGGAGTGAATGGGGAAGTGACGTATGACTTTGGTCATGTTTCAGAAGAAGTAAAGAAAATATTTTCTATTGACCGTCCAAGAGGAGAAATTGGTGTTATAGGCACAATTGATTTTGAAGCGGTTTCGTCATTTGAACTGCGTATCAAAGCGAAAGATGGTTTAGGTTTAGCTTCATATGCCAAAGTCATAATAGACATCACAGATGTTAATGACAACGCCCCTGTGATTTATCTAAAATCTCTGACTAGCCCCATACCTGAGAACGCGTCACCTGGTACAGAGGTGGGTATCATTAACGTGCAGGATAGAGACTCTGAGAATAACCGACAGGTCCGCTGCTACATTCAGCAAAACCTTCCCTTTAAGCTGGTGCCATCCATCAAAAACTACTATTCTCTGGTGACCACGGGCGAACTGGACCGGGAACTAGTGTCTGATTACAACATTACAATCACTGCCACCGACGAGGGCTCTccacctctgtcctcctctaaaAGTGTTCAGTTATCTGTAGCTGACGTCAACGACAACCCACCTGTGTTTGAGGAACAGTCCTATAAAGCCCACGTGACTGAAAATAACAAACCCGGTGCCTCCGTGTGTTCCGTTACTGCACGAGACCCAGACTGGAGACAGAACGGTACAGTGATTTATTCTATCTTACCTGGTGAGGTGAACGGTGTCCCGGTGTCCTCGTTTTTATCCGTTAACGGAGACACGGGGGTGATCCACGCTGTGAAGTCGTTTGATTATGAGCAGTTCAGGAGTTTTAAAGTCCACGTGGTGGCCAGAGACAACGGTTCTCCTCCACTCAGCAGCAACGTCACGGTCAGTGTGTTCATAACGGATGTGAATGACAACTCTCCTCAGATACTATACCCCGCCCCAGAGGGGAACTCCTTCATGACCGAGCTGGTCCCCAAAGCTGCGCACGGAGGCTCTCTGGTTTCCAAGGTGATAGCGGTGGACGCGGACTCCGGCCAGAACGCCTGGCTGTCCTATCATATAGTCAAATCCACTGATCCGGGACTTTTCACTATTGGTCTCCACAGTGGAGAGATCAGGACACAGCGGGACATTTCTGAATCTGACAACATGAAACAGAACCTCATTGTGTCAGTGAAAGATAACGGacaggcctctctctctgccacctgTACCATGTATTTAGTGATTTCTGATAACTTGGCTGAAGTGGCAGAACTGAAAGATGTTTCTTATGATGAGAACAATTCCAAACTCACCTCTTATCTGATCATCGCGCTGGTGTCCGTCTCCACCTTTTTCCTCACCTTCATTATTGTCATCCTGGCCGTGAGGTTTTGCCGCAGGAGAAAGCCCAGACTGTTGTTTGACGGAGCGGTCGCCATCCCCAGCGCGTATCTCCCTCCCAACTACGCAGAGGTGGAC GGCGCAGGAACTCTCCGCAGCACTTACAATTATGACGCATATCTGACGACGGGTTCGCGAACAAGTGACTTCAAGTTCGTCACATCTTTCAATGACAACACACTGCCTGCAGACCAGACTCTGAGAAAAACTCCAACAGACTTTGCTGATGAACTTGACGACTCCGAAGGGTCACCAAAGGTAGGTTTTTAA